CTTTTGAATCTCCCGAATTGAATTTATCGTCTTATGGGTTTCGGTAAGCTTTGAATTTATCTTCAACAACAAGTCCAATTGCAATACCAAATCTTCCTCGCTTGCGTCAACTCTGGGATCCTTTTTGATTTCAAATGATTCCGTCTGCGTAAATGCCCCGCAGGTCAGGCGCACACGATACGTCCCTGGAAGCATTTTTGGGCCGGCTATGGAACCATCCCAAAAAATGGCGCCGGGAACTTCTTCCGCATCGGGATAACGCATATCCCAAACAAAACGGTTCATCCCCGTATCGGAAGGAACCACGCCCATCCGCGTTTCTTTTGGTTTTTCATAAAATTCTTCCGATGGTTTTATTGCTTTCCCTCTTTTGTCTTTTATGCTGGAATAGGTTATGATAGTTTTTCCCGTTTCATCCATGAAATCTAAAGTAATTTCGTCCTTCGGTTTTTCCTGAAAATAATAATTCACCAATACGCCATTGGGCGGATTCTGACCTAATGCCAATCCCGGGCGCAAATATTGAAAACCTTCCTTACGATAGGCAAAACGCGGTTTATACAAATGTTTATCTGACTTTGCAATTGCATCGGATAATTGATGCAAAGGCGATAAATCATCCAATATCCAAAATGAACGCCCATGCGTGGCGACAACAAGATCCATATCCCGTGCCTGCACGGCAATATCGTGAATTGGCGTAACGGGCAAATTCAACTGCAGCGACTGCCAGGATTCGCCGGCATTGAAAGAAATATATATTCCGGTTTCAGTACCGGCGTACAGTAATCCATTTCGATTTGGATCTTCTCGAATAACCCGCGTATACGCGCCGGATGGAATTCCATTGGTTATTTTTTTCCACGTTTTTCCAAAGTCGTTCGTTTTAAAAAGATAAGGCTGAAAATCATTCAGTTTATATCGCGTGGCGGCCAGATACGCCGTTCCCGCATCAAACGGCGACGCTTCGATCATACTGACAAGAGCCCATTCCGGAAGATCCTTTGGTGTTATATTTTTCCAATCAAATTTTTCGTCGCGTCGAATATGAACCAGACCATCGTCACTTCCGGTCCAGAACAAACCCTTTTCTTTTGGCGATTCCGCCAACGTAAAAATCGTATTGTAAAATTCAACGCTGGTGTTGTCCTTCGTTATCGGCCCGCCGGAGGCCTTTTGTTTATTTGTATCATTTCGCGTCAGATCAGGACTGATAACGTTCCAACTTACGCCTTCATCGGTACTGCGCAATACATTTTGAGCCGTTACATACAATGTATTCTGATCATGTTGCGAAATGATGACCGGATAGGTCCATTGAAAGCGGTATTTCGAACCCAGCGTACCTGAACCGATCGGCGAATCTGGCCACACAGAAATATTCTGTTCCTGCTTTGTCAGATGGTTGTACTTTGTAAGGTAACCGCCATAACTGCCGCCGAATGTGATGTGTGGTTTTTCCGGATGAACAGCAATATATCCGCTTTCGCCGCCCGCCACGGGATGCCAATCCGTAAAATCAATGCCCCAACTATTCGTTCGACTGACAATGTCAATTGTGCTGTTGTCCTGCTGCGCGCCGTACACGTGGTAAGGAAATTGATTGTCAACGGTTACGTGGTAAAACTGAGCTGTTGCGATATCCTGATCCGTCCATGATTTACCGCCGTTGTACGAAACGACCGCGCCTCCGTCATCCGCGATGATCAAGTTGTTCTGATCATGGGGATTGATCCATAGATCGTGATGGTCGCCATGCTGTGAAGGCATAGATTTGAATGTTTTCCCGCCATCCATAGATTTAAAAAACTGCACATTTAAAACGTATACCGTTTCGGAATTTTTCGGATCCGCGTAGATATGACTGTAATACCAAGCGCGCTGCCGGAGGTTTCGCTCTTCATTGGTGCGCATCCACGTTGCGCCTCCATCATCGGAACGAAATACTCCGCCGCGTTCCGACTCGACGACAGCCCAAACTCGGTCGACCTGAGCCGGTGAAACTGCAATTCCTATTTTTCCGACAATACCTTTCGGCATTCCCGGATTTTTTGTGAGTTCAGTCCACGTATCGCCTCCGTCAGTCGATTTATACAAACCGCTTCCCGGGCCGCCGCTGGACATGCTCCATGGATTACGATATGCTTCCCACAATGCCGCATACAGGACTCGCGGGTTATTGGGATCGATCTGCATATCCACCGCGCCGGTTTTATCATCTTTGAACAAGACGTTTTTCCATGTGATGCCGCCGTCTAGTGAACGGTAAATCCCCCGCTCTTTATTTTGTCCAAAGACCTGCCCCATTGCCGCAACATAAACTACGTCTGGGTTTTTTGGATGAACGGCAATTTTTCCAATGAATTGAGTTTCTTTCAACCCGACATGGCTCCATGTTTTACCGGCATCCTGGGATTTATATATTCCGTCACCCGGTGAGATATTCCCGCGAATACAGGATTCCCCTGTGCCGACATAAATCACATTAGGATCCGATGCGGCTACTTCAATGGCTCCGACGGAACTACTCTTTAAAAATCCATCCGAAACGTTACTCCACGTAATACCTCCATCATCAGTTTTCCAAATGCCTCCGCCCGTGGCTCCGAAATAGAATGTATAAGGCTGATCTGCATGACCTGCAACGGCAATGGACCGCCCGCCACGAAATGGGCCGATATTCCTCCACTGCATAGACTTGAACAGACTGACGTCGTAGACTTTGGCTGATGTGTTTTTTTCTTTTTGTTGGGATACGACCAGCCGGCTACCTGGAGGATATAGGAATAATAATATCAGGATCATTTTTTTCACGATGAAGTCTCCTTGTTAACGGAAAGAAATTGATTTTTAATATTAACGTTTTATATTAGGCTGATTAAAAAGGAACCGTATGTGCCGTTTAGTTATTTATAAAGGCGGCGCGCTGCCCATCAGCAAAATAGTGCTGGATCCGCCGCATTCGTTATTCAAACAAAGTTATGAAGCCGATGAAATGTTATCAGGGCGTCTTAATGCCGACGGATTCGGTTTCGGTTGGTACCATCGAACATTAGATCCGTCTCCCGCCATCTATACTAATACCCAGGCAATATGGCATGATGTGAATGTGCTGCGTATGATGAATAAGATTTCATCCGAACTTATTTTCGCCCATGTTCGGGGCGCATCGGAAGGCATGCCCGTCACGTCAACCAATACACATCCGTTTAGTTATAGGAATTTTTTGTTTATGCACAATGGCGCTATTGACGATTTCCGAACAAAAGTATTCCCCGCGATTGCGCCGGACATTTATGCTCCGTTGTGGGATCATATTAAAGGTAATACCGATTCAGAGCATGTCTTTGGGCTCTGGCTGAGTTTTCTGAGCGCAGAGAACAAAGCAACATTCACTCTAAATGAACAGGTAGCTGCTTTGCGTAAGACTATTTCCCATCTGGAGATTATTGCGAACAAAAATAAAATAGATATGGTATTAAATATCGGGATATCTGACGGAATCAACGTCATTGCCTTGCGCCATCATTTCGGAAGTAGAAAGGCGACGTTGTATTATATCGACGATTCTGCGGTATTTCCCGGCGCAAAAATCATCGCATCCGAGAAACTGAATGACGAAAAGAATTGGAAAACCGT
The window above is part of the bacterium genome. Proteins encoded here:
- the egtC gene encoding ergothioneine biosynthesis protein EgtC, coding for MCRLVIYKGGALPISKIVLDPPHSLFKQSYEADEMLSGRLNADGFGFGWYHRTLDPSPAIYTNTQAIWHDVNVLRMMNKISSELIFAHVRGASEGMPVTSTNTHPFSYRNFLFMHNGAIDDFRTKVFPAIAPDIYAPLWDHIKGNTDSEHVFGLWLSFLSAENKATFTLNEQVAALRKTISHLEIIANKNKIDMVLNIGISDGINVIALRHHFGSRKATLYYIDDSAVFPGAKIIASEKLNDEKNWKTVPERSFVTIDSNNALEILPL
- a CDS encoding glycosyl hydrolase → MILILLFLYPPGSRLVVSQQKEKNTSAKVYDVSLFKSMQWRNIGPFRGGRSIAVAGHADQPYTFYFGATGGGIWKTDDGGITWSNVSDGFLKSSSVGAIEVAASDPNVIYVGTGESCIRGNISPGDGIYKSQDAGKTWSHVGLKETQFIGKIAVHPKNPDVVYVAAMGQVFGQNKERGIYRSLDGGITWKNVLFKDDKTGAVDMQIDPNNPRVLYAALWEAYRNPWSMSSGGPGSGLYKSTDGGDTWTELTKNPGMPKGIVGKIGIAVSPAQVDRVWAVVESERGGVFRSDDGGATWMRTNEERNLRQRAWYYSHIYADPKNSETVYVLNVQFFKSMDGGKTFKSMPSQHGDHHDLWINPHDQNNLIIADDGGAVVSYNGGKSWTDQDIATAQFYHVTVDNQFPYHVYGAQQDNSTIDIVSRTNSWGIDFTDWHPVAGGESGYIAVHPEKPHITFGGSYGGYLTKYNHLTKQEQNISVWPDSPIGSGTLGSKYRFQWTYPVIISQHDQNTLYVTAQNVLRSTDEGVSWNVISPDLTRNDTNKQKASGGPITKDNTSVEFYNTIFTLAESPKEKGLFWTGSDDGLVHIRRDEKFDWKNITPKDLPEWALVSMIEASPFDAGTAYLAATRYKLNDFQPYLFKTNDFGKTWKKITNGIPSGAYTRVIREDPNRNGLLYAGTETGIYISFNAGESWQSLQLNLPVTPIHDIAVQARDMDLVVATHGRSFWILDDLSPLHQLSDAIAKSDKHLYKPRFAYRKEGFQYLRPGLALGQNPPNGVLVNYYFQEKPKDEITLDFMDETGKTIITYSSIKDKRGKAIKPSEEFYEKPKETRMGVVPSDTGMNRFVWDMRYPDAEEVPGAIFWDGSIAGPKMLPGTYRVRLTCGAFTQTESFEIKKDPRVDASEEDLVLQLDLLLKINSKLTETHKTINSIREIQKQINEFSGKIKDTIIVRQIKEFAKPLLDSLTFVENELIQTKIKSNQDVLNYPMKLNNKLASLASAVASADSKPTNQSYDVFDFLSTQIDKQLSIWMRLREIELPKFNSYIKSLDIQAVILEIK